A genomic region of Trifolium pratense cultivar HEN17-A07 linkage group LG3, ARS_RC_1.1, whole genome shotgun sequence contains the following coding sequences:
- the LOC123913120 gene encoding UPF0496 protein At4g34320-like: MGSHMSKKIPETSSAVNFTTTELSYKTELSSYEAACKMDTDLQTFDSALHTRTNQVINTLASGVEVRALSFDSLKQITECLLDMNQEVVKVILECKKDIWKSQELFELVEEYFENSLQTLDFCTALEKCLKRARDSQLLILVAIQIFEEESESGDKCYARTLQELKNFKSAGDPFTEEFFQIFQSVYRQQIIMLEKLQIRKNKLDKKLKCIHSWRKVSSMIFVATFAAVLICSVVAAAIAAPPVAAALAASTAIPIGSMGKWIDSLWKNYEIALKGQKEVIGSMQAGTFIAIKDLDNIRVLIDRLEIEIESLLHSVDFAIEEEAVKIAIEEIKKKLNVFMKNVEDLGVQADVCSRDIRRARTVVLQRIIKQS, from the coding sequence ATGGGGAGTCATATGAGCAAGAAGATTCCAGAAACTTCATCTGCAGTTAACTTTACAACAACAGAATTGAGCTACAAAACTGAGTTAAGTTCCTATGAAGCAGCCTGCAAAATGGACACAGATTTGCAGACATTTGATTCAGCACTTCATACAAGAACAAATCAAGTCATCAACACACTAGCTTCTGGCGTAGAAGTTCGAGCCCTTTCGTTCGATTCGCTAAAACAAATCACAGAATGTCTCCTTGATATGAATCAAGAAGTTGTAAAAGTAATCTTGGAGTGCAAGAAAGACATATGGAAAAGCCAAGAATTGTTTGAGTTAGTTGaagaatattttgaaaatagtttaCAAACATTGGATTTCTGCACTGCATTGGAAAAGTGCTTAAAAAGAGCTAGAGATAGCCAATTGCTTATTCTTGTAGCAATACAAATATTCGAGGAAGAATCGGAATCAGGAGATAAATGCTATGCCAGAACATTACAAGAATTGAAGAATTTTAAATCAGCTGGTGATCCTTTCACTGAggaatttttccaaatttttcaaTCTGTTTATAGACAACAGATTATAATGCTCGAAAAGCTTCAAATCAGAAAGAATAAGCTTGATAAGAAGCTGAAATGCATTCATTCATGGAGAAAAGTTTCAAGCATGATATTTGTAGCTACATTTGCAGCTGTTTTGATATGTTCTGTTGTAGCAGCAGCTATTGCAGCTCCACCTGTTGCGGCAGCATTAGCTGCTTCTACAGCGATACCTATCGGTTCGATGGGAAAATGGATTGATTCACTATGGAAGAATTATGAAATTGCATTGAAAGGACAGAAAGAAGTTATTGGTTCAATGCAGGCTGGTACATTTATAGCTATAAAAGATTTGGACAATATTCGCGTACTTATCGATCGGCTTGAAATTGAGATTGAATCTTTGTTACATAGTGTTGATTTTGCAATTGAAGAAGAAGCTGTGAAAATTGCAATAGAGGAGATTAAGAAGAAGCTTAATGTGTTTATGAAGAATGTTGAAGATTTAGGAGTTCAAGCTGATGTTTGTAGCCGCGACATTCGAAGGGCAAGGACTGTTGTTCTCCAGAGAATCATAAAGCAATCTTAA
- the LOC123914757 gene encoding uncharacterized protein LOC123914757 — MVSLGKDYFEFIFSSLDDLSAVRSIDFWNLTPGLLRTHGWSADFNPHNVQPSTAWIRIHGLARSPLALDEATKKRTFGHFARIIIDVYLSSNFHERILVERNDFDFYVDAEYENIPPFCNSCQIIGHSVNNCKYQTPRAKTSSTIVNKPIVRPNTSDVEKPLEGSAVDGSKIVVEIDPLIDGILRSKKDRTYMFVGDVLNHEKEISFIFVEAIPVYVQDTSSSSGMTSPIVGDVMNLAKEVSCEELHEEEEVWLLTQLL, encoded by the exons ATGGTATCTTTAGGTAAAGACTATTTTGAATTCATTTTTTCATCTCTAGATGATTTAAGTGCAGTAAGATCCATTGATTTTTGGAATCTCACACCGGGTTTGCTTAGGACCCATGGTTGGTCTGCTGATTTTAATCCACATAACGTGCAACCATCTACTGCTTGGATTCGCATTCATGGACTTGCCC GCAGTCCATTAGCTCTTGATGAGGCAACTAAAAAGAGAACTTTTGGTCACTTTGCAAGAATTATAATCGATGTTTATTTAAGTTCGAACTTCCATGAAAGAATCCTTGTTGAAAGGAATGACTTTGATTTTTATGTGGATGCTGAATATGAAAATATTCCTCCATTTTGCAACTCATGTCAAATTATTGGACATTCCGTAAATAACTGCAAGTATCAGACTCCTAGAGCTAAAACAAGTTCTACAATTGTGAACAAACCCATAGTGCGACCTAATACTTCAGATGTTGAGAAGCCACTTGAAGGTTCAGCTGTAGATGGTAGTAAAATTGTTGTAGAAATAGACCCTCTTATTGATGGTATTTTAAGGTCTAAAAAGGATAGGACTTATATGTTTGTGGGAGACGTCTTAAATCATGAGAAAGAGATTTCATTTATCTTTGTTGAAGCAATTCCTGTCTATGTTCAAGATACCTCATCTTCGAGTGGCATGACTTCCCCTATTGTTGGAGATGTCATGAACCTTGCGAAAGAAGTTTCTTGTGAAGAGCTACACGAGGAAGAGGAAGTGTGGTTGTTGACTCAATTGCTTTGA
- the LOC123913121 gene encoding uncharacterized protein At4g14342 — protein sequence MQASDRFNINSQLEHLQAKYVGTGHADMNRFEWAVNIQRDSYAAYIGHYPLLSYFSIAENESIGRQRYTFMQKMLLPCGLPPEREED from the coding sequence ATGCAGGCGAGTGATAGGTTTAACATCAATTCACAACTTGAGCATCTTCAAGCTAAATATGTTGGAACTGGTCATGCTGATATGAACAGATTTGAATGGGCAGTTAACATTCAGCGTGATAGCTATGCTGCTTACATCGGTCACTATCCtttactttcatatttttcGATTGCTGAGAATGAATCTATTGGAAGACAACGCTATACCTTCATGCAGAAAATGCTCCTGCCTTGTGGTCTGCCTCCAGAAAGGGAAGAAGATTAA
- the LOC123914755 gene encoding putative lipid-transfer protein DIR1, whose amino-acid sequence MDTYKKVMIVVMLLAISNNIMFANGMTICNMTGEERKQCEPYVSGIININYKIPSHACCSATAKADLQCLCRYKDSRLLSFYGIDPRKALKLPVNCKLVNNFHCK is encoded by the coding sequence ATGGATACATACAAGAAGGTTATGATTGTGGTGATGTTGTTAGCCATTAGTAATAATATCATGTTTGCTAATGGTATGACTATTTGTAATATGACaggagaagagagaaaacaatGTGAGCCATATGTAAGTGGcatcattaatattaattataaaattccTAGTCATGCTTGTTGCTCTGCTACTGCCAAAGCTGATCTTCAATGTCTCTGTCGTTACAAGGATTCAAGGTTGCTTTCTTTCTATGGTATTGATCCTAGAAAAGCCTTAAAACTCCCTGTTAATTGTAAGCTTGTCAACAACTTCCACTGCAAGTGA
- the LOC123913125 gene encoding putative lipid-transfer protein DIR1 — MEAYKKVMIVVMLLAFANVTMLVNGQTFCRTTKAGRDACKPYVNGDNSVDNQNPSSACCSAIAKADLPCLCQYKNYLPLYGIDPEQVMQLPVNCKLTNSFHC, encoded by the coding sequence ATGGAGGCGTACAAGAAAGTTATGATTGTGGTTATGTTATTGGCCTTTGCCAATGTCACGATGTTGGTTAATGGTCAGACATTTTGTCGCACAACAAAAGCTGGCCGCGACGCATGCAAACCGTATGTAAATGGAGATAACTCTGTTGATAATCAAAATCCAAGTTCTGCTTGCTGCTCTGCTATTGCTAAGGCTGATCTTCCATGTCTCTGTCAATACAAGAATTATCTTCCCTTATATGGTATTGATCCAGAACAAGTCATGCAACTTCCGGTTAATTGTAAGCTTACTAACTCCTTCCACTGCTAG